A window from Gallus gallus isolate bGalGal1 chromosome 5, bGalGal1.mat.broiler.GRCg7b, whole genome shotgun sequence encodes these proteins:
- the LOC107053593 gene encoding translation initiation factor IF-2: protein MGTSPERVTTLSSERGTEEMRTLQRTLRAPHAKRSCGGTGAARPPPTAPSPRAHTASRRPRGSGPELPQAEPPRPVPAASRSELRRAARSAPGLLVRSSRLPRGGGREGSGEGGRGESGRCRRCSRHRGNKGGGNKERQVAPRSAAGQGAAARTKARPGRAAPNFWPGGSRRGALTAGAVRTSAAAAAAAATSAGGGSERGREEGPAPAAPRPGRCERAPRPRAARRRGRSPHGTARPAPRLRLPPRGCPRRRLGAAPGCFRSLSGAPGRNAAVFPSVPRTVPRRATFPPRVPSRAAAAGIDRAVPRGEWDRLCGHTNFKGFQNFGGGHSPPARNCCRPDRCMGGSQAAAVGQPSWKIIAGSCAARARPAIVKKRLKTPTNQCQSPIAATGSLHHTPVSSHTVLFKVPDSYGDSPG from the exons ATGGGAACTTCTCCGGAACGAGTAACCACGCTGAGTTCTGAACGCGGCACCGAAGAGATGAGGACTTTACAACGGACGCTCCGCGCCCCCCACGCGAAGCGGAGCTGCGGGGGAACGGGCGCTGCCCGCCCACCGCCCACCGCTCCCTCTCCCCGAGCCCACACCGCCTCCCGCCGACCGCGGGGGTCGGGCCCGGAGCTGCCCCAGGCGGAGCCCCCACGCCCGGTTCCGGCCGCGTCCCGCAGCGAACTCCGCCGGGCGGCCCGCTCGGCCCCGGGGCTTCTCGTCCGTTCCTCCCGGCTACCACGCGgcggagggagggaagggagcggggaggggggccGGGGTGAAAGCGGGCGGTGCCGAAGGTGCAGCCGGCACCGAGGGAACAAAGGCGGCGGGAACAAAGAGCGGCAGGTAGCGCcgcggagcgcggcggggcAGGGGGCCGCTGCCCGCACAAAGGCGaggccgggccgcgccgcgccgaaCTTCTGGCCGGGCGGGTCCCGGCGGGGCGCACTCACCGCGGGAGCGGTCCGGAcatcggcggcggcggcagcggcggcggcaACGAGCGCGGGCGGCGGTAGTGAGCGCGGGCGGGAGGAGGGACCAGCAccggccgctccccgccccggcCGCTGCGAgcgcgccccccgcccgcggGCGGCAAGGCGGAGAGGCCGCAGCCCtcacggcacggcacggcccgCGCCCCGCCTCCGCCTCCCCCCGCGGGGCTGCCCGCGGCGCCGCCTGGGAGCCGCTCCCGGCTGCTTTCGCTCGTTGTCCGGCGCTCCCGGCCGGAATGCCGCGGTTTTCCCTTCAGTGCCGCGCACAGTTCCGCGCAGGGCCACCTTCCCTCCGCGGGTCCCAAGCAGGGCGGCGGCAGCTGGCATTGACCGGGCAGTGCCCAGGGGTGAATGGGACCGACTGTGTGGGCACACCAACTTCAAGGGTTTTCAGAACTTCGGCGGAGG ACACAGTCCTCCAGCTAGGAACTGCTGCAGACCTGACAGGTGTATGGGAGGCTCgcaagcagctgctgtgggtCAGCCTTCATGGAAGATTATAGCTGGAAGCTGTGCAGCCAGGGCTCGACCAGCAATAGTGAAG aaaagactgaagaCACCTACAAATCAGTGCCAGAGCCCTATAGCAGCCACCGGGAGCCTGCACCACACACCTGTATCTTCCCATACAGTCTT ATTCAAGGTGCCAGACTCATATGGAGACAGCCCAGGTTAG